A single window of Jiangella alkaliphila DNA harbors:
- the trpS gene encoding tryptophan--tRNA ligase produces MTLTTLDVPLLADPAQVAAQPARYRVLTGDRPTGPLHLGHYFGTLLNRVRLQRQGVETFLVVGDYQVITDRLSPGEIAANVREVVLDNLAAGIDPDRTTIFAHSAVPALNQLLLPFLSLTTVAELQRNPTVKDEAAASGLASVSGLLLTYPVHQAADILFCHGNLVPVGEDQLPHVEQTRVIARRFNERYAGGRAVFREPQALLSPTPRLLGVDGRKMSKSRGNAIALKATADETARLIRRAVTDPRRDITYDPAGRPGVSSLVEIAALCLGVAPEEVAAQVGGGGSALLKALVIDVVNEELRPVRERRAAFAADAGIVGSLLSAGAARASSIAESTLADVQETLGMTAY; encoded by the coding sequence ATGACCCTCACCACTCTCGACGTCCCGCTGCTGGCCGATCCCGCCCAGGTGGCGGCCCAGCCGGCGCGGTACCGCGTCCTCACCGGCGACCGGCCGACCGGTCCGCTGCATCTCGGCCACTACTTCGGGACGTTGCTCAACCGCGTCCGCCTGCAGCGTCAGGGCGTGGAGACCTTCCTCGTGGTCGGCGACTACCAGGTGATCACCGACCGGCTGTCGCCCGGCGAGATCGCCGCCAACGTGCGCGAGGTGGTCCTCGACAACCTCGCCGCCGGCATCGACCCGGACCGGACGACGATATTCGCGCACAGCGCGGTTCCGGCGCTGAACCAGCTGCTGCTGCCGTTCCTCTCACTGACGACGGTGGCCGAACTGCAGCGCAACCCGACGGTGAAGGACGAGGCGGCGGCGTCGGGCCTGGCGTCGGTCAGCGGGCTGCTGCTGACGTACCCCGTCCACCAGGCGGCGGACATCCTGTTCTGCCACGGGAACCTGGTCCCCGTCGGCGAGGACCAGCTGCCGCACGTCGAGCAGACCCGGGTGATCGCGCGGCGGTTCAACGAGCGGTACGCCGGCGGACGGGCGGTGTTCCGCGAGCCGCAGGCGCTGCTGTCCCCCACCCCGCGGCTGCTCGGCGTCGACGGCCGGAAGATGAGCAAGAGCCGCGGCAACGCGATCGCGCTGAAGGCGACCGCGGACGAGACGGCGCGGCTGATCCGGCGCGCCGTCACCGATCCTCGTCGCGACATCACCTACGACCCGGCCGGGCGGCCGGGGGTGTCGTCGCTGGTCGAGATCGCGGCGCTCTGCCTGGGCGTCGCGCCGGAGGAGGTCGCGGCGCAGGTCGGCGGCGGCGGGTCGGCGCTGCTGAAGGCGCTGGTCATCGACGTCGTGAACGAGGAGCTGCGGCCGGTGCGGGAGCGGCGGGCGGCGTTCGCGGCCGACGCCGGGATCGTGGGGTCGCTGCTGTCCGCGGGCGCCGCGCGGGCGTCGTCGATCGCGGAGTCGACGCTGGCGGACGTGCAGGAGACGCTCGGGATGACCGCCTATTGA